In Musa acuminata AAA Group cultivar baxijiao chromosome BXJ2-10, Cavendish_Baxijiao_AAA, whole genome shotgun sequence, a genomic segment contains:
- the LOC103999832 gene encoding DNA polymerase I A, chloroplastic isoform X4: protein MAMGFSIHGGAIRHPFICSTSLCLSSSHRRAISGFARGPHVHPPLCRTGKEVDFIALKQTSKVNIIVQKVLQDHQNGRIPLTNDYPKIGRVAADLVHLDGREDDHPNNCQAAISQDLSSGGSMSRHSSRCTSINSSMKNTIEKQPQQALSSFYPSVRKLFYSTATQPKKLPSDSQESEGSLPAGDEDVCDKATCPGNSKKSQPVKKGTNKVVNREQLARIYDEVLIVDNISRAKEVVQLLTTEYKHFFHACDTEVANIDVKVETPVGHGEIICFSIYSGPQANFGNGRSCVWVDVLDGGKDVLEEFIPFFEDSSIKKVWHNYSFDSHALRNHGINLSGFHADTMHLARLWDSSRRINGGYSLEALTSDPNIMSTKGFHVADELIMGKISMKSIFGKKKLKKDGSEGKLIALAPTDVLQREERKLWVCYSALDSISTYELFDNLKAKLLDMQWSLDGVNRGTMYDFYEEYWCPFGSLLVQMESEGMLVDREYLSEIEKLAIAETEIAADKFRKWASKYCPDAKYMNVGSNVQIRQLFFGGTLNRKDQNECLPDSKSFKVLNTENAIGKGKKSLSKYRTIELHNICIKKLQTHLYTASGWPSVSGDSLKVLAGMVSLNQTSDDQNLTEDIAEVADICTDEDTSASGTAYEAFGEGKDGREACQAIEALCEVCSIDSLISNFILPLQGNHISCVNGRIHCSLNINTETGRLSARRPNLQNQPALEKDRYKIRQAFIAEAGKSLIVADYGQLELRILAHLANCQSMLDAFRAGGDFHSRTAINMYAHVCKAVEENRVLLEWHPQPGKHEPPVPLLKAGMRSALPVPVNCFGYHREHLTCCTGPHAIWQHSRTPIPPIFKIF from the exons GAAAGAAGTGGATTTCATTGCACTAAAGCAAACAAGTAAAGTGAATATAATAGTTCAGAAAGTTCTGCAAGATCATCAGAATGGTCGGATACCACTCACAAATGATTATCCTAAAATTGGAAGAGTTGCTGCTGATTTAGTACATTTGGATGGAAGAGAGGATGACCATCCTAATAATTGTCAAGCTGCAATTTCTCAAGATTTGTCAAGTGGAGGTTCCATGTCACGTCATTCTTCAAGATGTACCAGTATTAATTCAAGTATGAAGAACACTATTGAGAAACAACCTCAGCAAGCACTGTCATCCTTTTATCCATCTGTCAGAAAATTGTTCTATTCCACTGCGACTCAGCCCAAGAAATTGCCATCTGACTCTCAAGAGTCCGAGGGTTCTCTTCCAGCAGGAGATGAAGATGTCTGTGATAAGGCAACATGTCCTGGAAATTCAAAAAAGAGTCAACCTGTTAAAAAGGGTACAAATAAGGTGGTAAACCGGGAACAACTTGCTCGCATATATGATGAAGTACTCATTGTTGATAATATCTCAAGAGCTAAAGAAGTAGTCCAGTTACTGACTACAGAGTACAAGCATTTTTTTCATGCATGCGACACTGAG GTGGCCAACATTGATGTGAAGGTGGAGACGCCAGTTGGCCATGGAGAGATCATATGCTTTAGTATCTACTCTGGTCCTCAAGCAAATTTTGGAAATGGTAGATCTTGTGTCTGGGTTGATGTGCTGGATGGTGGGAAGGATGTGTTGGAGGAGTTCATTCCATTTTTTGAAGACTCATCTATCAAGAAG GTGTGGCATAATTACAGCTTTGATAGTCATGCGCTAAGAAACCATGGGATCAATCTGTCTGGGTTCCATGCAGATACCATGCATCTTGCACGGCTTTGGGATTCTTCCAGAAGAATTAATGGAGGGTATTCACTTGAAGCACTAACAAGTGATCCAAATATCATGTCTACAAAAGGATTTCACGTTGCTGATGAACTAATCATGGGAAAGATATCGATGAAATCTATCTTTGGTAAGAAAAAGTTAAAGAAGGATGGTTCTGAGGGGAAACTTATCGCTCTTGCACCTACTGATGTTCTTCAGAGAGAAGAACGAAAATTATGGGTCTGTTATTCTGCTTTAGATTCTATAAGCACCTATGAActttttgataacttgaaagcaaAGCTTCTGGATATGCAATGGTCTCTTGATGGTGTTAATAGAGGAACAATGTATGATTTCTATGAAGAGTACTGGTGCCCTTTTGGTAGTCTATTAGTGCAAATGGAATCTGAAGGAATGCTTGTTGATCGAGAATATCTTTCAGAGATCGAAAAACTTGCTATTGCTGAAACGGAAATAGCTGCAGACAAATTTAGGAAGTGGGCATCAAAGTACTGTCCTGATGCTAAATATATGAATGTGGGAAGTAATGTTCAAATCCGTCAGTTATTTTTTGGTGGCACACTGAATAG AAAAGATCAAAATGAATGTTTGCCTGACTCAAAGTCATTTAAGGTTCTTAATACTGAGAATGCCATTGGAAAGGGAAAGAAGTCTCTTTCTAAATACCGCACTATTGAGCTCCACAATATTTGTATAAAAAAATTGCAAACACATTTGTATACAGCTAGTGGGTGGCCTTCAGTCAGTGGTGATTCCCTAAAAGTTTTAGCTGGTATGGTATCCTTGAACCAAACCTCAGATGACCAGAATCTCACAGAAGACATTGCAGAAGTGGCTGATATATGTACTGATGAAGACACTTCTGCTTCAGGGACTGCATATGAGGCATTTGGTGAAGGTAAGGATGGGAGAGAGGCCTGTCAAGCTATAGAAGCTCTTTGTGAAGTCTGCTCTATTGattctttgatatcaaacttcaTTCTTCCCTTACAG GGGAatcatatttcatgtgtcaatggaCGAATTCATTGTTCTCTAAACATCAATACTGAAACTGGACGTTTATCGGCTAGGAGACCCAACCTGCAG AACCAACCTGCATTGGAGAAGGACAGATACAAAATTCGACAGGCCTTTATTGCTGAAGCTGGAAAATCTCTTATTGTTGCTGATTATGGGCAG CTGGAGCTTAGGATATTAGCACACCTTGCGAACTGTCAAAGTATGTTGGATGCCTTCAGAGCTGGTGGTGATTTCCATTCTAGAACAGCTATCAATATGTATGCACATGTGTGCAAGGCTGTTGAAGAAAACAGAGTACTCCTTGAGTGGCATCCTCAACCTGGAAAACATGAACCTCCAGTTCCATTATTAAAG GCTGGTATGCGCTCAGCCTTGCCAGTCCCAGTGAACTGTTTTGGCTACCACAGGGAGCATCTCACCTGTTGCACGGGGCCACATGCCATTTGGCAACACAGCAGAACCCCCATTCCAccgatatttaaaatattttga